In Acidobacteriota bacterium, a single genomic region encodes these proteins:
- a CDS encoding acyltransferase, with product MTDSISPSSGRPEGADGRRITVIQQELFKPGRSRAARYAQLVVGRPGVGALVRYEAIVTLCSALPGAIGLFLRSRLYPLLLGRTGRNVTFGCNVVLRHPHKIRIGDNVVIDDGCCLDAKGNDNHGIDIGTGVFIGRGTILSCKNGDIEIGDHANIGFNCEIFSGARVRLGKHTLLAAYTYLVGGDHTHDRTDVPVLHQERIARGIEVEDNAWLGAHVVVADGVTIGRDAIVGAGAVVRTRIPPFAVAAGVPARIIRDRRNDSPA from the coding sequence TTGACCGATTCGATTTCCCCGTCTTCCGGGCGTCCCGAGGGCGCGGACGGACGACGGATCACCGTGATCCAGCAGGAGCTGTTCAAGCCCGGACGCTCGAGGGCTGCGCGCTACGCGCAGCTCGTCGTCGGCCGGCCGGGCGTCGGGGCGCTGGTCAGGTATGAAGCCATCGTGACCCTGTGCAGCGCCCTGCCCGGCGCGATCGGACTCTTCCTGCGCTCCAGGCTGTACCCGCTCCTGCTCGGCCGCACCGGGCGCAACGTCACCTTCGGCTGTAACGTGGTGCTTCGCCATCCGCACAAGATCCGAATCGGCGACAACGTCGTGATCGACGACGGATGCTGCCTGGACGCAAAGGGGAACGACAACCACGGCATAGACATCGGCACAGGCGTCTTCATCGGCCGCGGGACGATACTCAGTTGCAAGAACGGCGATATCGAGATCGGCGACCATGCCAACATAGGCTTCAACTGCGAGATATTCTCCGGCGCCCGCGTCCGACTCGGCAAGCACACGCTGTTGGCCGCGTACACCTACCTCGTAGGCGGAGACCACACCCACGATCGCACCGACGTCCCCGTGCTCCATCAGGAACGCATTGCCCGGGGAATCGAAGTAGAGGACAACGCCTGGCTGGGCGCGCATGTCGTCGTCGCCGACGGCGTGACCATCGGACGCGATGCAATCGTCGGGGCCGGCGCCGTCGTACGCACCCGGATTCCGCCATTCGCCGTCGCGGCCGGTGTGCCGGCCCGGATCATTCGCGACCGGCGAAACGACTCACCGGCTTGA